In the Bartonella apihabitans genome, GGTTTTGGAAGTGGTCGAAAAAGACCGCAAGAAACGCGAGGAAGAGCTTGACGCACTTCTTGATGAATTCAAGATTGCGCATTTGCGCAAAAGTCCGTCTTTAGCGCTTTCAGGCGGCGAAAGACGGCGTTTGGAAATTGCCCGTGCACTTGCTTCACGTCCCAACTTCATGCTGCTTGACGAACCTTTTGCCGGTATTGATCCGATTGCGATTGCCGATATTCAGCAATTGGTACGCCATTTGAAAAGTCGTGGCATCGGCGTCTTGGTAACCGATCATAATGTTCGTGAAACATTGGGGCTTGTCGACCGCGCCTATATTATCCACGATGGTCAGGTTCTAACCCACGGGCAGCCGGATGATATTGTCACCAATGCGGATGTACGCCGACTTTATCTTGGCGACCAATTCTCGCTATAATTTTATATCGCGTGCAACCGCCACCCGATATAAAATTTCATGCTTTTTGACAGATTGATCCTACCCACTCACGATGGGATCAAACTATTGTCGGTCTGTGGTACGTTATTTCGCGAAAATAAAAAGTGTCGGCAAAGAAATGCCGATAATACGCCTGCTACAAATATGAATGGATGCAGCCGGTAATTGTTATTTCAAAGCTTATCGTAAAAACTGCTTATTAGCCGTTGTGATGGCGCGCTTTGTAAGTGTTTGGATAATCTTCTAAGGATAACCTTTTAAAGATCGCCGCATATAGGAAATCCAAGCGTTCCGTAAACCTATTTATCG is a window encoding:
- the lptB gene encoding LPS export ABC transporter ATP-binding protein, whose translation is MKERLKGTLAARDLTKTYRGRQVVKGVSFGVRAGEIVGILGPNGAGKTTCFYMVTGLVEVDSGSIEIDGFDVTDMPMYRRSRLGIGYLPQEASIFRGLSVEDNIKAVLEVVEKDRKKREEELDALLDEFKIAHLRKSPSLALSGGERRRLEIARALASRPNFMLLDEPFAGIDPIAIADIQQLVRHLKSRGIGVLVTDHNVRETLGLVDRAYIIHDGQVLTHGQPDDIVTNADVRRLYLGDQFSL